One Lycium barbarum isolate Lr01 chromosome 5, ASM1917538v2, whole genome shotgun sequence genomic window carries:
- the LOC132642254 gene encoding isoleucine N-monooxygenase 1-like, with amino-acid sequence MMRNFIFQNLLHVIFIVFLSTLCSYSLWKIVLSTIILKITSKFITIRNQSTNKLPPGPKPWPLVGSLPEMLLSDKPAFLWIHKLMQEMDTEIACIRLGNVHVIPVTSAELACRFLKEQDSVFSSRPICMSSSLVSNGYMTTTFLPMGDQWVKMRRVLASHVLSPTSLQWLRHKRDKEADHLLRYVYNQCINKYRPRVINLRKVTRYYCANVIKNMIFSKRLFVDEEEDEEQIDAIFTLFEYFHSFGISDYLPWLINLDLDGHKAILKDAFATASKHTDHEVDQRIEIWKDGNKFVEEDILDVLIMLKDTNGNPLLYVKEIKAQVLELMLNTVDNPSNAVEWTMRHMLNQPKIMQRAMEEIDTVVGSNRLVQESDLPRLNYVKACIKEAFRLHPVAAFNAPHVSVDDAIVGEYFIPRGSVVLLSRLGLGRNPNIWEDPLKFKPERHLLLGGPGEVVLTDLELRLLSFSIGRRGCPAVKLGSPITTMLLARLLQGFTWTLPLKSPQYDFVECDPFCNMPLFALAKPRLSKGMYP; translated from the exons ATGATGAGAAACTTTATATTTCAAAACCTTCTTCATGTGATCTTCATCGTCTTCCTCTCCACTTTATGTAGCTACTCTCTCTGGAAAATCGTCCTTTCCACTATAATCCTTAAGATAACAAGCAAATTTATAACAATAAGAAATCAGAGTACCAATAAACTCCCTCCTGGTCCAAAACCATGGCCTTTAGTTGGGAGCCTTCCTGAAATGCTACTAAGCGATAAGCCAGCATTTTTGTGGATACATAAACTTATGCAAGAAATGGATACCGAAATCGCTTGCATTCGTCTTGGCAATGTCCATGTCATTCCTGTCACTTCTGCTGAGCTTGCTTGCCGATTCCTGAAGGAGCAAGACTCGGTTTTCTCATCGAGGCCTATTTGCATGTCCTCGAGCCTCGTTAGCAATGGCTACATGACCACAACTTTTCTCCCTATGGGTGATCAATGGGTGAAAATGAGACGAGTACTTGCTTCCCATGTGCTCTCACCAACATCTCTTCAATGGCTTCGTCATAAGAGGGACAAAGAAGCTGACCACCTCCTTCGATACGTTTACAATCAATGCATTAACAAGTATCGTCCTCGAGTTATTAACTTGAGGAAGGTGACAAGATACTATTGTGCCAATGTTATTAAGAATATGATTTTCAGCAAGAGATTATTTGTAGACGAAGAGGAGGATGAGGAGCAAATTGATGCGATTTTCACACTTTTTGAATATTTCCATTCTTTTGGCATCTCAGATTACTTAccatggttaattaatttagatttaGATGGTCACAAGGCAATTCTCAAGGATGCCTTTGCCACAGCAAGTAAACACACTGATCATGAAGTTGATCAGAGGATTGAGATTTGGAAGGATGGCAACAAATTTGTGGAAGAAGACATCCTTGATGTTCTTATCATGCTCAAAGATACCAATGGGAATCCGTTGTTGTATGTTAAAGAGATTAAAGCGCAAGTCCTT GAATTGATGTTAAATACAGTAGATAATCCCTCAAATGCAGTTGAATGGACAATGAGACATATGTTGAATCAACCAAAGATAATGCAAAGGGCCATGGAAGAGATTGACACGGTCGTTGGGAGTAATAGATTGGTTCAAGAATCGGACTTGCCACGGCTAAATTATGTGAAAGCTTGCATAAAAGAGGCGTTTCGACTACATCCGGTGGCGGCGTTTAACGCTCCGCATGTGTCTGTTGATGATGCTATTGTGGGCGAATACTTCATCCCAAGAGGGAGTGTAGTGCTATTAAGTCGTCTTGGACTTGGTCGAAACCCAAATATTTGGGAGGATCCGTTGAAGTTCAAGCCAGAGCGCCATCTATTATTAGGTGGCCCTGGTGAAGTTGTTCTCACTGATTTAGAATTACGTTTGTTGTCATTTAGTATTGGGCGACGAGGTTGTCCAGCTGTGAAACTTGGTTCTCCAATTACTACCATGTTACTCGCTAGGCTTCTTCAAGGATTTACTTGGACTTTACCACTAAAGTCTCCACAATATGATTTTGTTGAATGTGATCCCTTTTGTAACATGCCACTTTTTGCTCTCGCAAAACCGCGATTGTCTAAGGGCATGTACCCTTAA